A genomic stretch from Streptomyces venezuelae ATCC 10712 includes:
- a CDS encoding SDR family oxidoreductase, producing the protein MLLQGKTVVVSGVGAGLGHRIAETVVRDGGRAVLGARTEANLAKSAAEIDPEGTRTAYRVTDITDEAQCEALAALATERFGGIDAVVHVAAWDSYFGGLEDADFATWQGVLDVNLLGTLRMTRACLPALKERGGSVVLIGTQSAIAAPSQVRQAAYAASKGALTSAMYSLAHELGPHRIRVNTVLPGWMWGPPVQAYVQFAAQTERVPEAEVLARLTERMALPELATDGDVAEAAAFLASDRARAITGQSLLVNAGELMR; encoded by the coding sequence ATGCTGCTCCAGGGAAAGACGGTCGTCGTGTCGGGGGTCGGCGCCGGTCTCGGCCACCGGATCGCCGAGACGGTGGTGCGGGACGGGGGCCGCGCGGTGCTCGGCGCCCGCACGGAGGCGAACCTCGCCAAGTCGGCCGCGGAGATCGACCCCGAGGGGACCCGGACCGCCTACCGGGTCACCGACATCACCGACGAGGCCCAGTGCGAGGCCCTCGCCGCCCTCGCGACCGAGCGGTTCGGCGGGATCGACGCGGTGGTCCACGTCGCCGCCTGGGACTCGTACTTCGGCGGCCTGGAGGACGCCGACTTCGCCACCTGGCAGGGGGTCCTGGACGTCAATCTGCTCGGCACGCTGCGGATGACCCGGGCCTGCCTGCCGGCCCTCAAGGAGCGCGGCGGCTCGGTCGTCCTGATCGGGACGCAGTCGGCGATCGCCGCGCCCTCGCAGGTGCGGCAGGCGGCCTACGCGGCCTCGAAGGGGGCGCTGACCTCCGCGATGTACTCGCTCGCGCACGAGCTCGGTCCGCACCGCATCCGGGTCAACACGGTGCTGCCGGGCTGGATGTGGGGGCCGCCGGTGCAGGCGTACGTCCAGTTCGCCGCGCAGACCGAGCGGGTGCCGGAGGCCGAGGTGCTCGCCCGGCTGACCGAGCGGATGGCGCTGCCCGAGCTCGCCACGGACGGGGACGTCGCGGAGGCGGCGGCCTTCCTCGCCTCGGACCGGGCGCGGGCCATCACGGGGCAGTCCCTGCTGGTCAACGCCGGGGAGTTGATGCGGTGA
- a CDS encoding DUF397 domain-containing protein — MAIIQGGTDTWTKSSYSGGNGACVEVKSPLVTAIAVRDSKAPEGPSLSFGPGSWNAFVGEVSNGAL, encoded by the coding sequence ATGGCGATTATTCAGGGTGGCACCGACACCTGGACGAAGTCCTCGTACTCCGGAGGGAACGGGGCCTGCGTCGAAGTGAAGTCCCCCCTCGTGACCGCGATCGCGGTCCGGGACTCGAAGGCCCCCGAGGGTCCGTCCCTCTCTTTCGGACCGGGATCGTGGAACGCCTTCGTCGGCGAGGTGAGCAACGGGGCCCTCTGA
- a CDS encoding helix-turn-helix domain-containing protein, whose protein sequence is MASNVNPTVRRRRLGQELRKLREAKNMTAEQVAERLLVSQSKISRLENGRRSISQRDVRDLCGVYEVEDERMVDSLMQMAKDSRQQGWWHAFGDIPYSVYIGLETDAESLRMYEPQIIPGLLQTHAYAEAVISGALPESTPAEIDKRVTVRTRRQERIRDEERPLRLWAVIDEGALHRIVGSRQLMVEQLEHLIEQSHLPHVTVQVIPFEMGAHPGISGQYSILEFPDTSDSSVVYIEGVTSDLYLEKAQDVGKYSVMYEHLRAQALNVEQTRDFISEMVKKHARG, encoded by the coding sequence GTGGCGTCCAACGTCAACCCCACCGTCAGGCGACGCCGATTGGGCCAGGAGCTGCGCAAGCTCCGGGAAGCGAAGAACATGACGGCCGAGCAGGTGGCCGAGCGTCTCCTCGTCTCCCAGTCCAAGATCAGCCGGCTGGAGAACGGCCGCCGGTCCATCAGCCAGCGCGATGTGCGCGACCTCTGCGGCGTGTACGAGGTCGAGGACGAGCGCATGGTCGACTCGCTGATGCAGATGGCCAAGGACTCCCGCCAGCAGGGCTGGTGGCACGCCTTCGGCGACATCCCGTACAGCGTCTACATCGGCCTGGAGACGGACGCCGAGAGCCTGCGGATGTACGAGCCGCAGATCATTCCGGGCCTGCTCCAGACGCACGCGTACGCGGAGGCCGTGATCTCGGGCGCGCTCCCGGAGTCGACGCCGGCGGAGATCGACAAGCGGGTGACCGTCCGCACCCGTCGCCAGGAGCGGATCCGGGACGAGGAGCGTCCGCTGCGCCTGTGGGCGGTCATCGACGAGGGTGCGCTGCACCGGATCGTCGGCAGCAGGCAGTTGATGGTGGAGCAGCTGGAGCACCTCATCGAACAGTCGCATCTGCCGCACGTCACGGTGCAGGTGATCCCGTTCGAGATGGGTGCGCATCCGGGGATCAGCGGGCAGTACTCGATCCTGGAGTTCCCGGACACGTCGGACTCGAGCGTCGTCTACATCGAGGGCGTGACGAGCGACCTGTACCTGGAGAAGGCGCAGGACGTCGGCAAGTACAGCGTCATGTACGAGCACCTCAGGGCGCAGGCGCTGAACGTCGAGCAGACCCGTGACTTCATCTCGGAGATGGTGAAGAAGCACGCCCGGGGCTGA
- a CDS encoding ADP-ribosylglycohydrolase family protein encodes MATTAAAVWGRAEQQDFRARVRGCLLGGAVGDALGAAADGLTLAELRHTYGPDGLTEPAPAFGRRGAVTAATQMGLFTVDGLIRAQVRRDTGAWHPPTDIHRAHLRWAATQRDWGPDERRKDNGWLAQQEWLYARRNPPRACLTGLGDEILGTLDKPKNPDAADSGALVRSAGFGLLVGWEPQLVCQLAVECAAQTHGAPAAGLAAGAFAVVVHGLARGGSVEAAVDGALGQLAARPGHEPVTEALGRALGAVREGVPDPERVGALGAAEDRAEGQLAAAVYCALVGEDVRHGLRLAVNHDGPSPVTGALTGALLGALHGETALPPAWLAELEGRATVLELADDFSMEMTQGAALHSATEASPGWLARYPRG; translated from the coding sequence ATGGCCACGACAGCCGCGGCCGTGTGGGGCCGCGCCGAACAGCAGGACTTCCGTGCCCGCGTACGGGGCTGTCTGCTCGGCGGCGCCGTCGGCGACGCGCTCGGCGCGGCCGCCGACGGACTCACCCTCGCCGAGCTCCGCCACACCTACGGACCTGACGGACTCACCGAACCCGCGCCCGCCTTCGGCCGCCGCGGCGCCGTCACCGCCGCCACCCAGATGGGCCTCTTCACCGTCGACGGCCTGATCCGCGCCCAGGTGCGCCGCGACACCGGCGCCTGGCACCCGCCCACCGACATCCACCGCGCCCACCTGCGCTGGGCCGCCACCCAGCGCGACTGGGGCCCCGACGAGCGCCGCAAGGACAACGGCTGGCTCGCCCAGCAGGAATGGCTCTACGCCCGCCGCAACCCGCCCCGCGCCTGCCTCACCGGCCTCGGCGACGAGATCCTCGGCACCCTCGACAAGCCCAAGAACCCGGACGCCGCCGACTCCGGCGCCCTCGTCCGCTCGGCCGGCTTCGGACTCCTCGTCGGCTGGGAGCCGCAGCTCGTCTGCCAGCTCGCCGTCGAATGCGCCGCGCAGACCCACGGCGCCCCGGCCGCCGGCCTCGCCGCCGGCGCCTTCGCGGTCGTCGTCCACGGCCTGGCACGCGGCGGCTCCGTGGAGGCCGCCGTCGACGGGGCCCTCGGGCAGCTGGCGGCCCGCCCCGGCCACGAACCGGTCACCGAGGCGCTCGGCCGCGCCCTCGGAGCCGTACGGGAAGGAGTGCCGGACCCGGAGCGGGTCGGCGCCCTCGGCGCCGCGGAGGACCGGGCCGAGGGGCAGCTGGCGGCGGCCGTCTACTGCGCCCTCGTCGGCGAGGACGTACGGCACGGGCTGCGGCTCGCGGTGAACCACGACGGGCCCTCGCCGGTGACCGGCGCGCTCACCGGCGCGCTGCTCGGCGCCCTGCACGGCGAGACGGCCCTCCCGCCGGCCTGGCTGGCCGAACTGGAGGGCCGTGCGACGGTCCTGGAGCTCGCGGACGACTTCTCGATGGAGATGACCCAGGGGGCCGCCCTGCACTCCGCCACCGAGGCCTCGCCGGGCTGGCTGGCGCGCTACCCGAGGGGCTGA
- a CDS encoding sodium:solute symporter family protein, giving the protein MNSLDWAVLIGYFGVMVAIGVWSHKRVDNVSDFFTAGGKMPWWLSGISHHMSGYSAVMFTGYAGIAYTYGVTSYVTWSFPIAIGIAIGAHLFAPRLNRLRSRLHVASPLEYLKNRYNLPTQQALAWSGVLLKIVDVGAKWAAIATLLSVFTGISLNQGILITGVITGVYCTVGGLWADALTELGQFIIQFFAGIAMLVAVLAKLGGVSALWDVWDRPELQGHTAPTAGPYTLTFLLAYLFIKTFEYSGGMWNQAQRYMATPSAREATRSGRLSAVLWFVWPLVLFFPMWVAPLLVDPKKPDASDSYALMTEQLLPHGLLGLVIVGFFSHTMAMCSSDANAIAAVFTRDIAPVLSKAARGWTQRAGLVAARWSTIAFLALSMAVATQVNSPTFKDIITVVIKWVAGLMGPIAIPFMLGLLRAFRKSGPTAALVSWAAGLFVFWLTNYGLDGVELQIQIVSPLATSLVLYVLIGFVRPEDTPERDALLAKIGSDGDGSAGAAVPAQAGERTGQPLG; this is encoded by the coding sequence ATGAACAGTCTCGACTGGGCCGTGCTCATCGGCTACTTCGGCGTGATGGTCGCGATCGGCGTCTGGTCCCACAAGCGCGTGGACAACGTCTCCGACTTCTTCACCGCCGGCGGCAAGATGCCCTGGTGGCTCTCCGGCATCTCCCACCACATGTCCGGCTACAGCGCCGTGATGTTCACCGGCTACGCCGGAATCGCGTACACCTACGGCGTCACGTCCTACGTCACCTGGTCCTTCCCGATCGCGATCGGCATCGCCATCGGCGCCCACCTCTTCGCGCCGCGCCTCAACCGGCTGCGCTCCCGGCTCCACGTGGCCTCCCCGCTGGAGTACCTGAAGAACCGCTACAACCTCCCCACCCAGCAGGCGCTCGCCTGGTCCGGCGTCCTCCTGAAGATCGTCGACGTCGGCGCCAAGTGGGCCGCGATCGCCACCCTGCTCTCCGTCTTCACCGGGATCTCCCTCAACCAGGGCATCCTCATCACCGGCGTGATCACCGGCGTCTACTGCACGGTCGGCGGCCTCTGGGCCGACGCGCTCACCGAACTCGGCCAGTTCATCATCCAGTTCTTCGCCGGCATCGCGATGCTCGTCGCCGTCCTCGCCAAGCTCGGCGGGGTCAGCGCGCTGTGGGACGTCTGGGACCGGCCCGAGCTCCAGGGCCACACCGCGCCGACGGCCGGCCCGTACACGCTGACCTTCCTCCTCGCGTACCTCTTCATCAAGACCTTCGAGTACAGCGGCGGCATGTGGAACCAGGCCCAGCGCTACATGGCCACCCCGTCCGCCCGCGAGGCCACCCGCTCCGGGCGGCTCTCCGCCGTCCTCTGGTTCGTCTGGCCGCTGGTCCTCTTCTTCCCCATGTGGGTCGCGCCGCTGCTCGTCGACCCGAAGAAGCCCGACGCCTCCGACTCGTACGCCCTGATGACCGAGCAGCTGCTGCCGCACGGCCTGCTCGGCCTGGTCATCGTCGGCTTCTTCTCGCACACCATGGCCATGTGCTCCTCCGACGCCAACGCCATCGCCGCCGTCTTCACCCGCGACATCGCGCCCGTTCTCAGCAAGGCCGCGCGGGGCTGGACCCAGCGGGCCGGGCTCGTCGCCGCGCGCTGGTCGACGATCGCCTTCCTCGCGCTGTCGATGGCGGTCGCCACCCAGGTCAACTCCCCCACCTTCAAGGACATCATCACCGTCGTCATCAAGTGGGTCGCCGGACTCATGGGACCGATCGCGATCCCCTTCATGCTCGGCCTGCTCCGCGCCTTCCGTAAGTCGGGCCCGACGGCGGCGCTCGTCTCCTGGGCCGCCGGACTTTTCGTCTTCTGGCTCACCAACTACGGACTCGACGGCGTCGAGCTCCAGATCCAGATCGTCTCGCCGCTCGCCACGTCCCTCGTCCTGTACGTGCTCATCGGCTTCGTCCGGCCCGAGGACACCCCGGAGCGGGACGCGCTCCTGGCGAAGATCGGCTCGGACGGCGACGGCTCGGCGGGGGCGGCCGTCCCGGCGCAGGCCGGGGAACGGACCGGTCAGCCCCTCGGGTAG